In Gymnogyps californianus isolate 813 chromosome 20, ASM1813914v2, whole genome shotgun sequence, a single window of DNA contains:
- the BLMH gene encoding bleomycin hydrolase, translating to MNARGLSTEKAAAFTRRLRAEPQFLLAQNVATCNDPLEVCLQRQVVQDTVQVFQHAVPAEGKPVTNQKNSGRCWIFSCLNAMRLPFMKKYNIEEFEFSQSYLFFWDKVERCYYFLNAFVETAQKKEPVEGRLIQFLLSNPTNDGGQWDMLVNVIEKYGVVPKKYFPESHTTEATRRMNEILNHKMREYCLRLRNMVESGTIKGEICAAMDTMIEEVFRIVSTCLGSPPETFCWEFRDKEKNYHKYGPVTPVQFYNEHVKPYFNMEDKICLVNDPRPQNPYNRLYTVEYLGNMVGGRKTLYNNQPVDVLKKLAAASIKDGEAVWFGCDVAKHFYGKLGINDMNIFNHELVFGVSVKNMNKAERLIFGESMMTHAMVLTAVTEKDGQEEAFEKWRVENSWGEDRGNKGYLIMTDDWFSEYVYEVVVDKKHVPEDILAVMQQEPIVLPAWDPMGALAK from the exons ATGAATGCCCGCG GGCTGAGCACGGAGAAGGCCGCCGCCTTCACCCGGCGGCTGCGGGCCGAGCCCCAGTTCCTGCTGGCCCAGAACGTGGCGACGTGCAACGACCCGCTGGAGGTGTGCTTGCAGCGGCAGGTGGTGCAGGACACGGTGCAGGTCTTCCAGCACGCCGTGCCCGCCGAGGGCAAACCCGTCACCAACCAGAAGAACTCCG GGAGATGTTGGATCTTTTCCTGCCTCAATGCAATGCGTCTTCCTTTCATGAAGAAATACAACATCGAAGAGTTTGAATTCAGCCAGTCGTATCTCTTTTTCTGGGATAAG GTTGAACGTTGTTACTactttttaaatgcctttgtggaaacagctcagaaaaaggAGCCTGTGGAAGGAAGACTGATACAGTTCCTGCTCTCCAACCCCACGAATGATGGTGGACAGTGGGATATGTTGGTTAATGTTATTG aaaagtaCGGTGTTGTCCCCAAGAAATACTTCCCGGAGTCTCATACCACAGAGGCTACTAGAAGGATGAATGAGATCTTGAATCATAAG ATGAGAGAATACTGTTTGCGGCTAAGAAATATGGTGGAAAGTGGAACAATTAAAGGAGAAATTTGTGCTGCAATGGACACTATGATAGAAGAG GTATTCAGAATAGTGAGTACTTGCCTGGGCAGCCCTCCGGAGACCTTCTGCTGGGAGTTCCGGGATAAGGAGAAGAACTACCACAAATATGGCCCTGTGACACCGGTCCAGTTCTACAATGAGCATGTGAAGCCTTACTTCAACATGGAGGACAAG ATTTGTCTAGTGAATGATCCTCGACCTCAGAATCCATACAACAGGCTGTATACAGTGGAGTACCTGGGCAACATGGTAGGAGGGAGGAAAACGCTCTATAACAACCAGCCTGTTGATGTCTTGAAAAAATTAGCTGCAGCATCTATTAAGGATGGCgag GCTGTGTGGTTTGGCTGCGATGTTGCAAAGCACTTCTATGGCAAGCTGGGAATCAATGACATGAATAT ATTTAATCATGAGCTGGTGTTTGGTGTCTCCGTCAAGAACATGAACAAAGCAGAACGATTAATCTTTGGAGAATCAATGATGACCCATGCCATGGTCCTGACGGCTGTCACCGAGAAG GATGGACAAGAAGAGGCATTTGAAAAATGGAGAGTGGAAAACTCCTGGGGTGAAGACCGTGGTAATAAAG GTTACCTGATCATGACTGATGACTGGTTTTCTGAGTACGTGTATGAAGTTGTCGTGGATAAGAAGCATGTACCAGAAGACATCTTGGCAGTGATGCAGCAGGAACCAATTGTTTTGCCAGCTTGGGACCCTATGGGGGCTTTAGCCAAGTGA